A genomic region of Metopolophium dirhodum isolate CAU chromosome 1, ASM1992520v1, whole genome shotgun sequence contains the following coding sequences:
- the LOC132933116 gene encoding zinc finger MYM-type protein 1-like, with translation MDNLPPDDFIYPFTMNIRNGKSVKRSLRKSYFEQNKWLIYSHVKSGLFCKYCVLFSNKGGRYNTITLKKFIIEPVTKFSNLTGKDGDLEVHSNNKYHITAIQIADDFLKTLYNPQKEVINLINNERLSQVIENRKRLTPIIESILFLGRQNIPFRGHREKGNIVDNNESIVNTGNFRELLKYRVHSGDSTLEKH, from the coding sequence atggataATTTACCTCCTGATGACTTTATATATCCATTTACTATGAATATTAGAAATGGTAAAAGCGTGAAAAGATCATTAAGAAAAAGTTATTTTGAACAAAACAAATGGCTAATTTATTCTCATGTCAAGTCCGGTTTGTTCTgcaaatattgtgttttatttagcAATAAAGGAGGAAGGTATAACACgataactttgaaaaaatttatcattgaacctgtaactaaattttcaaatttaactgGGAAGGATGGAGACTTGGAAGTACAtagcaataataaatatcatattactgCTATTCAAATCGCGGATGACTTTTTGAAAACTCTTTATAACCCCCAAAAagaagttattaatttaataaataatgaaaggCTGAGTCAAGTAATAGAAAACCGAAAAAGACTTACACCGATTATCGAATCAATTTTATTCCTCGGCCGTCAGAATATTCCGTTTAGAGGCCACCGTGAAAAGGGAAATATTGTAGATAATAATGAATCCATTGTAAATACAGGCAATTTTCGTGAGCTACTCAAGTATAGAGTACATAGTGGCGACTCTACATtagaaaaacattaa
- the LOC132933793 gene encoding uncharacterized protein LOC132933793 → MILIQLIPKHIIHIDDKMIETVTETIITHYKFDDEALEESQLKSEIELWKEKWNRIKSEDGIVLNDALASMDQCNEILYPNIKKILHIIACLPVSVASAERSFSTLRRLKTWLRSNMGEERLVGLALLNIHRHRTVEVDEVINLFAGSKKRNLDFVI, encoded by the exons atgatattaattcaacttattccaaaacatattattcatattgatGACAAGATGATTGAAACAGTCACAGAAActataataacacattataaatTTGATGATGAAGCATTAGAAGAGTCCCAATTGAAATCTGAAATAGAACTGTGGAAAGAAAAATGGAACAGAATAAAAAGTGAAg ATGGAATTGTTCTTAATGATGCATTAGCATCTATGGACCAgtgtaatgaaatattatacccaaatattaaaaaaatactacatattattgcTTGCTTGCCTGTTTCTGTAGCTTCTGCTGAGCGTAGTTTCTCAACATTAAGAAG ATTAAAAACTTGGTTAAGGTCAAACATGGGTGAAGAACGCTTGGTTGGATTAGCTTTGCTTAATATTCATAGGCATAGAACAGTTGAAGTTGAcgaagttattaatttatttgctggcagtaaaaaaagaaatttagattTTGTTATATGA